The Thermoproteales archaeon sequence GTTGAATGTTTGGAATATGTAGCCTATCTTTCTGGCTCTTAGCCATGCAAGCTCATAGGCGTCTAGTTTGCTTATATCTACTTCGTCTATGTAGACCTTTCCTCTCGTTGGACGGTCTAGTCCTCCGATCATGTTGAATAGTGTTGTTTTTCCTGAGCCGCTGGGCCCCATGATTGAGACGTATTCGCCTCTTCTTACCCTTAAATTCACGCCGTCAAGCGCTTTTACGACGTAGTTTCCAACTTTGTAGTATTTAGCTAGGTCTTCAGTTTCAACAGTATATTCGTAGTGACTCATACCATCACCTCCTATATCTCATATCTTAGTGCTTCCGCTGGTTTAAGTTTTGAGGCATAATACGCTGGGCCTATCGTGGCTATTAGGCTTAAGGCAACTGCAAGAATCATTCCAAGCAGGAAGAGGCTTACTGAGGCTGGAAGTTCGGCAAATAGGGGAATGCTTTTTTGAGGCGTTACCAATACCTCGGTGAATCGCGGGATTTGATTGTTCGAAAATGCGTAGAGAGCCCCCGCTATAAGCCCTCCTATATAACCTATTAGTCCGCCAACTGTCCCTATGATTAGCGCCTCCATTAGGAATAGTTCGAGAATGTGCCTATCTAAGGCTCCCAGCGTCTTGTAGGTTCCTATTTCTTTA is a genomic window containing:
- a CDS encoding FtsX-like permease family protein, encoding MSSEQPVERVSRWEIGEISFPISEAFKISLESIRKRFARAAITMVSVTLGIAFLVSLLLMASIQVGAEAGVEPYMYWLLFVSLLVCGVGITNSMLIAVAERYKEIGTYKTLGALDRHILELFLMEALIIGTVGGLIGYIGGLIAGALYAFSNNQIPRFTEVLVTPQKSIPLFAELPASVSLFLLGMILAVALSLIATIGPAYYASKLKPAEALRYEI